In Phyllostomus discolor isolate MPI-MPIP mPhyDis1 chromosome 3, mPhyDis1.pri.v3, whole genome shotgun sequence, a single genomic region encodes these proteins:
- the CLDN4 gene encoding claudin-4: MASMGLQVMGIALAVLGWLGAILSCALPMWRVTAFIGSNIVTSQTIWEGLWMNCVVQSTGQMQCKVYDSMLALPQDLQAARALIVVCIIVAVVGVLLSVVGGKCTNCVEDESTKAKIMIVAGVVFLLAGLLVMVPVSWTANTIIRDFYNPLVASGQKREIGASLYIGWAAAGLLMLGGALLCCNCPPRADKPYSAKYSAARSAPASNYV; this comes from the coding sequence ATGGCCTCCATGGGGCTGCAGGTGATGGGCATCGCGCTGGCCGTGCTGGGCTGGCTGGGCGCCATACTGAGCTGCGCGCTTCCCATGTGGAGGGTGACGGCGTTCATCGGCAGCAACATCGTCACGTCGCAGACCATCTGGGAGGGCCTGTGGATGAACTGCGTGGTGCAGAGCACCGGCCAGATGCAGTGCAAGGTGTACGACTCTATGCTGGCGCTGCCGCAGGACCTGCAGGCCGCACGCGCCCTCATTGTCGTCTGCATCATCGTGGCCGTGGTGGGCGTGCTGCTGTCTGTGGTGGGTGGCAAGTGCACCAACTGTGTGGAGGATGAGAGCACCAAAGCCAAGATCATGATTGTGGCGGGTGTGGTGTTCCTCCTGGCGGGCCTGCTGGTGATGGTGCCTGTGTCCTGGACGGCCAACACCATCATCCGTGATTTCTACAATCCCCTGGTGGCCTCGGGGCAGAAGCGGGAGATAGGGGCCTCGCTCTACATCGGCTGGGCGGCTGCAGGTCTGCTGATGCTCGGTGGGGCTCTTCTCTGCTGCAACTGCCCACCTCGTGCTGACAAGCCCTACTCGGCCAAGTACTCTGCTGCCCGTTCCGCCCCCGCCAGCAACTACGTGTAA